One window of the Acaryochloris sp. CCMEE 5410 genome contains the following:
- a CDS encoding serine/threonine-protein kinase, which produces MKLLNKYFNFNQSSTPTPSQKSGIQVGQLLIDRYKLVELVGSGAMGSVYRAQDQLLGDVTVAVKFLTHTLNNDAIASRFAREARIGALLGHQSLNIVRVLDYGLHDEQVPFYVMEFMQGQTLDDLIEAGRLPLNRFIHIMTQVCAGLKCAHQGINIEGELHQVIHRDIKPSNIFLIKDASLGELTKLLDFGIADFLSSQSEDMRSHSFVGTVAYGSPEQFSGAVVDVRSDIYSLGITMFETLTGYFPIMATANTIESWAQAHQQFHPQRLRDVVPTLKIPKALEDLVMSCLAKSPAQRPQSVTDIIKTLKSITHQGSGVDPSLINNSSIDLTSITPQQHTQRANLTVAEQTQVVFWSTEDLAWRASWPDNKPIANIVFAQTIQSSDQEAVGLWVMLTKQEIEQRSLSKRHSNFLCTFSPHPAILWITTLFDRQQGPRWLPCYVDLKDNGGQHITQLLSEMGYYLLMLFDSSNPGQPVSVVTIKIPERQCKLLKDCLSTAKQTATTGTLVDSKQLLKQKYQAVKEKILAKL; this is translated from the coding sequence GTGAAGCTGCTCAACAAATACTTTAATTTCAATCAATCGTCAACGCCAACTCCAAGCCAAAAATCAGGTATTCAGGTTGGTCAACTCTTAATTGATCGCTACAAGTTAGTGGAGTTAGTGGGCAGTGGCGCTATGGGAAGCGTCTATCGGGCTCAAGATCAGCTCCTAGGTGACGTGACCGTTGCCGTAAAATTTCTCACCCATACCCTCAACAATGATGCGATCGCATCTCGTTTTGCCAGAGAAGCACGGATTGGTGCCTTATTAGGCCATCAAAGTCTAAATATTGTGCGGGTCTTAGATTACGGCTTACATGACGAGCAGGTTCCGTTCTACGTCATGGAGTTTATGCAAGGGCAAACCTTGGATGACCTCATTGAAGCAGGTCGTTTACCCTTAAATCGCTTCATTCACATCATGACCCAGGTTTGTGCAGGATTGAAGTGTGCCCATCAAGGTATCAATATCGAAGGTGAATTACATCAAGTCATTCACCGAGATATCAAGCCTAGTAATATTTTTCTGATCAAAGATGCTAGTTTAGGCGAGCTTACCAAGCTCCTAGACTTCGGAATTGCAGACTTCCTCAGTAGCCAGTCTGAGGATATGCGCTCTCATTCCTTTGTAGGAACCGTTGCTTATGGCTCACCCGAGCAGTTTTCGGGGGCAGTTGTAGATGTCCGTTCTGATATCTATAGTTTGGGAATCACCATGTTCGAAACCCTCACGGGCTATTTCCCCATTATGGCTACTGCCAACACCATTGAGAGTTGGGCCCAAGCACATCAGCAATTTCACCCTCAACGCTTACGGGATGTGGTTCCAACTCTGAAAATCCCTAAGGCCCTTGAAGACTTAGTGATGAGTTGCTTAGCCAAGTCTCCCGCTCAAAGACCTCAATCGGTTACAGACATCATCAAAACCCTGAAGAGCATCACTCATCAAGGGTCTGGAGTAGATCCTTCGTTGATCAACAACTCTTCTATTGACTTAACCTCGATTACTCCCCAACAGCACACTCAGCGGGCGAACTTAACGGTTGCTGAGCAAACACAAGTTGTCTTTTGGTCAACCGAGGATCTAGCATGGCGAGCATCCTGGCCAGATAATAAACCGATTGCCAATATTGTCTTTGCGCAAACCATCCAATCTTCAGACCAAGAGGCTGTCGGTTTATGGGTGATGTTAACCAAACAAGAAATTGAGCAACGTTCCCTCAGTAAGCGCCATAGTAATTTCCTTTGTACCTTTTCTCCTCATCCAGCCATTCTTTGGATCACCACTTTATTCGATCGCCAGCAAGGGCCTCGGTGGCTCCCTTGTTATGTGGACCTAAAGGATAACGGGGGGCAACACATCACTCAATTGCTGAGCGAGATGGGGTACTACTTACTCATGTTGTTTGATTCATCCAATCCTGGTCAACCCGTCAGTGTCGTCACCATTAAGATTCCAGAACGGCAATGCAAACTGCTCAAAGATTGTTTATCTACCGCCAAGCAAACCGCGACTACAGGCACATTAGTCGATAGTAAGCAGTTGCTCAAGCAGAAATATCAAGCCGTCAAGGAAAAAATTCTTGCAAAACTCTAG